Genomic DNA from Methanosarcina sp. MTP4:
TTCACTGGGTCCGGATAAGTAAATAGTCCCCTTCACCAGCGCTTTTTATTTATCGAAAGGAGCCGATATCTTAGGACATGGAAAGCTACGAAGATTGTTCTACGGAAGAACTTATCCGGAAACTGGTAAATTCGGAACTTGTAGTTGACCCCGGACTTGCCTGGGAAATTTCCCGGATGCCGGATGCCGTTCCCCATCTGGTACGCATTATTGAAGACGATGCCTCTTTTATGGAAGGGAGTCCGGGAGACGGTTGGGCGCCCATACATGCGAGTTTTTTACTAGGGGCAATAAAAACCCCTGCAGCCCGGAATGCAGTTTTCTGGCTCCTTCGGGGAAGGGATGAGGAACTCGGGGATTGGATTACGGAAGATTTTCCAACAATCCTGGCAAATTTAGGGCTGGACGCGGTTGAGGATTTGAAGAAGTTTATCTCTGACAGGACAACTGGCTTATATCAACGGTCTGCTGCAAGTGGAGCCCTTTCTACCATTGCTCACAAGCACCCTGAAATATGGGATTCCACTGTCAGGTTTTTCAGACAGCTCCTGCAGGAAGAAGACGACCCTGAACTCCTTGGCTTTCTGATTTCCGACCTCTCGGAATTCAAGGGGCCGTTAAAAAATCCCTTATCCTGTCAATAACTGCCGTTATCCTTGAGGCGAAAGGCGCTTCAGGAGTTGTTTTACCGTCGAAGTGGTTGTCGTAAATGTTGTTTTCGGAATAATTTGCCACGATTGCTTCACTATTGCTGCTCAGGTAATTCCCGCTTACCGTATTGTTGTTGCTGGAATCCTCAAGGAACCTGCAGTACTTGAAATCCGCGGTTATGATGTCGGGGTTCACTCTTTTATTATTCGATGGGTCGAGATAGATGCCGTAAAGCCCGTTTGAGTTTACTGTGTTGTTATTGAGCATGTTGAAAGTTGATGACTTGAGATAGATCCCGTGCCCGCCGTTCGAGTTTGCAGTGTTTGCTTCCAGGGTGTTGCCGGCGGTTTCGTTCAGGTAAATCCCGTTTTTGCTGTTAAGGTTTGCAGTGTTTCCTTTCAGGGAGGTGTTTTCGCTGTAATAATACAGCATGATCCCGTCTTCGTTCTTTGAAGCGGTATTGTTTCTAAGCACGTTGTTCCAGGAAAAATGGTTGAGGTGGATGCCGTATTTCCTGTTCAGGTCTGCCCTGTTGCCTTTCAGGGTGTTATTTGAGGAGGAGTCCAGGCAGATCCCGGTTTCATTGTTCGAGCTTGCGTTGTTGTTTATCAGCGTGATATTTTCGGCGCCCCGGATATAGAAGCCGTTTTCATTGTCCAGGGCGGCGTTGTTGCTAAAAATATTATTACTGCTGTAATACTCCAGCAGGAAACCGGTCCCACTGCTCAAAATCCTGTTTTCGTTAAATGTGTTGTTTGCGCCTCCGAACATAAAGACTCCGCCCTTATTGTCCGACGCGGAGTTTCCCTTCAGTTCGTTGCTGTCGGCTGCAGCCAGAAAGATTGCGATATAGTTCTCCGAGGCGGTATTATTGCTCAGGGTGTTGTTATCGGATTCTTCAAGGAAAATGCCCAAGCTGTTGTTGGAAATTATATTGTTGGTGATGGTGCAGGCGTGAACTTCTTCATCGCCTCCTTTATCGATTCCTCCATCGATTTCTCCATTATCTCCATCATCCGAATCTCCCTCCGGAGCTCTGAATAATTCGGATCTTCCGTCAAGGTATATCCCGCAGGGTTCGCGGCTTTTCCTGGTACTGTTTGCTCCTGTAACTTTAAAGCCGCTAATTGTAACGTTACTAGCCGTCACATGGAACACATGATCTCCAGGGTCGGCTGCCTGGACGACCGTATCCTCCGGGTTTCCGGACTTTGAGATTATGGTTAGTTCTTTGTCCACATCCACATTTTCCGTATACGTTCCGCTGAAAACGCGAATTGTATCCCCGGATTTAGAATTGTTCACAGCTTCCTTTATGGAGGTATAGTCTGCTCCTCCGTTCCCATCCACGTTGATGTTCATAGCTGCTTCAGCGGAACCTGCAGAAACTATTATTAAAAAGAATACCAGTAAAAAGAATTCCAGTGCAAGGCAGTTTTTTATTTTCAGTTATCTCAACCCCTTTTTTCAAATTCCGCTTTTATTTCTATACAATATCTAACAGTTTGTTTAATTTCCTTTAATATGCCTGAAAACGAGTTTGAAGGCTGATATGCTTAGAGCGCCTACGGCCACTATCAGCAGGACAAAAAACACTCCGCCCACGAACTGGCTAAAGAGCATAAAAGAAGAACCGTGCCCCGGAAAAAACGACTCTGCTATGTAATACAAAATTGTAACAAGTATTAAAGTTCCTAAAGCGGCCGTTGCTAAAGACCGGGTGGATATTTTTCGTAACATTTTTGCCTGTTCCCCTCCTGTTACTTATCTTCAGTTTTTCTTTTTCTCCTTTCCAGGCGCCCAACTCCATTAATTTTTAAATATAAGATATATTTGTCTTTTTCTCTCCATGCCATCAAATTCAAAGAAAACATTTGAATTTTGTTCCTTAAACTATTCAATTCAAAATTGACATTTGATTTTTCACAGAAAAGTTATATGGTTTAAATTTTCTTATTTTGTAATGCAACTAATGTCCTGTAACTGAGTTGATTTCCTGCAACTGATTTCTTATACGCAATCTTGAGACCTATGGAGAGTCTGACATGAATAAAATATGGATCGCAGTAATCGCAGTTTTTGTGTGTATTATAGGAATCCTCGGACTAAATTACACAAGCCCGGACGAAATGGCAGGCGGCATCCCCCTTGATGCGGATGTGAGCTATACGGATGCCGAAATGCAAGAACTGTATGAAAAATACAACATCACCGAGAATGATATCAAATTTGCGAGAGGGGAACTTCCTCACTACCTGGAAGGCACGGTTTTTCAAAGCGACTTAAGAATCATAGTCTCCGAGACAGGCGAGCCTCCGGAGGGTTCGAAAGAAGGCGCGGATTATGATGTTGTGCTGAGCGAGCAGGAAATGTCAAAAATAATGGAGGAGGCAAGGGCAGCCTATATTGAAAAATACGGGGTGGACCCGGCAAACCCCAAACTTGACGAGGTCAAAGGCTATCTTATTCCCACACAGGAAGCAGGAAAACTCGTGTTTTTTTAAATCAGACAGGTATCAGATTCAAAATTACAATACTGTTTCCAATTTATGAAAGTCCTCACAGGCAAAGTCATTGAGTAAAAATGAATTAATTTCGAATTGGGGATCAAATGAAAGTTGAAAAATTAAGTATTGTTCTGGCGATTTTCGCACTGATAGTCATTCAATCGGCCATATATGTCGGAACTGGTATAGCCAGTGCCGATTCTATCGATCAGGAGTTAGAGGCTCCAGATTCAGACTTTTCAAACTTAAATTCTTCGGATTCAAACGTCTCGGACTCAAAAGTCTCGAACCCAAGCTCTCCGGAATTAGAAGCATTAATCCGGGACCTCAATTCCCCGGATCTGGCTGTTAAAGAGAATGCCGTAAAAGCCCTAGTTGGAATAGGGTCTCCAGCAGTGGAACCTTTAATCTTGGCCCTGGAATCCGAAGATCCGGATACCCGGGAAAATGCAGCCTGCGCTCTCGGGAAGATAGGAGATGAAAAAGCCATAAAACCTCTCATTCTGCTCCTGGCGGATGAAGAGTGGGAAGTTGAAAAAGCTGCAAATGATGCCCTTGTTGCAATCGGGGAGCCTGCGGTTGAACCCCTTATCCAGGTTTTACAGAATGATAACGAAAATGTCTACTTGCAGACGAAAGTAATTCACGTTCTTGGGGATATAGGGGATGAAAGAGCAATTCCACCAATGATTCAGGCCCTGAAGAGCGGAGATCCTGAACTTCGGGCAGATCTGGCGTATTCCCTTGGTTTAATGGGAGAAACTGCTGTTGAGCCTTTGATACAGGTCCTTGGGGACGAAGACCCCTATGTTCGGGTCCGTGCGGCGGAGGCTCTTGGCAGAATCGGGGACGAGCGCGCAATAGGGCCGCTTACCGATGCCCTGGATGATGATTTTGAGAGAGTCCGGATATTTGCAAAAAAGGGCCTTGAAAAAATTGAAAATCAGAATAAAAATGTGGTCATTGCCGCTTACGGAGAAAAGCGTGAGTTCTACATTGAGGACCGGAGGAGAGAATGGCTCGATCAGCTCCATTCTATAACCACCGGTGCAAGATACGATATGAAATCATACTTTTATCCGGGTGGGCCTGTTATAAGTTATGGCACGAGCATAGAAAACCGAATCGAAGTCGGAATTCTGGAAGGTTCGGATGTTAACGATTCCACTCTGGACGAGATCTACGGAATATTTGACAGGGAGGGAAAAGAACTTGGAATTGATGAAGTGCCACTCGTGTTCAAATATGAAGGCCCCATCCGGGAAGATGAGGAACTGGTAGAGGAAACCGAAGCGTCAACAGAAGCGTCAACAGAAGCGTCAACAGAAGCGTCAAGTGAAGATATGCAGTCAACAGAAGATATGCAAGAATCCAGGGATATTCCTGGGTTCAAGGTAATGTTTACTTTGTTAGGAGTATTGGTTTCGGTTTGCATTCTAAAGAGGCGCTGATTTGGACGCTGATTTGAATCTTATGATTGCGAGTTGAGGTAAGGAGTCAGGTGTCAGGAAATAGGGGACTGCCAGGCTGGAAATAGTAGACAGTGACATGGAGCAACCCTTTTTTCCTGCAGCCTGATTTTCCTGCAACCCGGTTTGCTTCGAATTATCAGCTTCTCAGCTCATCTGCAGCGGGTTAGCTTTCATATATTCTCGCAGCACCGTTGTCGCATAACTCCCCTTGGGGAGCATGAACTCCAGCACTGCCTTTGATTTTCCGGGGTTCAGTTCGTCTTCCGAGACCTCGAATTTGGGTTCCACATTCAGGAGGACTTCCCGGCGGATGCCTTTCGAGCTCATTTCCGGGATTTCTTTGATGTTGAAGCCTTCGAGAGGAACTTCAAATTCTTTCAGGACTTCCTGCTCGATCTCTCCCGGGACCCCGGATGCGAATTCTGTGGCATGGCCCGGGAGGGGGGCTGTTATGAAGGCGCGGCCGCGTTTGAGCAGGCGGTTCATTGCGTTTACCTTTTCGGCGGTGACTGACTCGGTCCGGGAACTGTCCGGGAGTCCGGCTTCGTTTTTGAAGCAGACGATATCCCCTTCCACGGCAAGGTTCAGGGGGAGACCCTTTTCAATCCGGCGGCAGAGGATAGTGTTGTATATGCAGGACTGGTAAGCGTGGGCGAACATGCGGTAGAGGTTTTTCGGGAGCACCAGGAAAGATCCCGCAAAGTCATCCGGGTTTGCTATAAGGTGGTTCATCATTGCCCGTTCGTGCCCCATGCGGAGAGGGTATTTATCAAGGCCGGTCCTGAAGTCCCTGGTCTCCTTTACGTACTGTCGGGCGGCTTTTGTCTCTTCTGGCTCGTCGGGGAAGGGCTCGGCAATGTAGGTCATGGCTGCTTTTTCAAAGTCGCCTTCAACTATGGCTTTTCCTACCAGATGAGTGACCGGGCGGACCGAGCCAAAGCGCTGGATCCCGAAAAAGTTGGGGACGCCGCCGGCAGCCAGGATCTCTTCCGTGGCTTTTCCAAGGATGGTCCGGGTCTCATCCACGGGAAGGTCGATATTCCGGATGGTGATTATGAACTCGTTTCCGGTGAGGTCTCCGAGTTCCACGGATTTTTTAGACCGACCCAGGACTTTCATTTCTACGTCTTTCAGGCGGACCTTTTCGATAGCCTCTGCGTCCACACCAAAGATGCTGATCTTCTGGGTTGTCAGCGCCCGCTTGTCCTTCGTACCTGCAACGGTGATCCGCTTCTGGCTTATCTTCAGGATCTTTGCAAGGGTCCGGGTAAAATGGTGGGTGTCCCAGTCGCGTTTGGTGACTTCAAGGACCAGGTGCTTGCCTTCAGTCCCCTCCTCCCGGTTCGTGATCTCTTTTACGATGAAGTCCTCCACTTCCTGCCGGAGCTGTCCCCCGAGACCTGCGCTGTCTGTGGAGTAAAGGCTGATTCCAATCTGTTTTTCGATATTGGGAACTTCCATAAGCTTTAAACACTCCTTAAGCGGTTATTGGAAAAATTAAGGAAAAATGAATAAAGAAAGGGTCTCATGAGTTTGATTAATTCCCTCATGAGGTTATCGTGTCACGGGTTTGGTATACCGTACTTTATGAATTTATGAGCTTATTGCGTTTCGGGTTTATCGCGTTGTTGTTTATTACGTTTACGTTGAATTATCCTATGGCTTCCGAGCTGATGTCAATAACCTGTACTCTGCTCGTATTCACAAAAGTCCAGCTGTCCACAAGGGTATTGGGGTTTTCCCCGGTTGCGAGTTTTGCCGGGGCAGTAGTCCCCGGGAGGCCTCCTGCGTAGAGGCTGGAACTCGGGTCGAGCATCAGCCAGGAGCCGTAATCGTCGGTCAGGTAGTAGACGTCGACGTTGCCGTAGTAGGCCCTTACCCCTTCGATTATGGCATTTGTCGTCTCGGTTTCGTTGCCTATGTAGGCCGCGGCAAAAGCGTGGTTGTCCGTGAGGTAGAGCCTCGTTGTGCCTCCCACGGCTTCGATCAGTGAAGCCAGGAGGATTGCCTGGTCTTCACAGTCCCCTGCGCCTATTTTCAGGGTCGCATTGGCGGGTTCCCAGATGTCGTTTCCTCTCGGGTCATTTATATACCCGATATCCACGCTTACCCGGTCAAAAAGGGCACAGACCTGATAGATGTTGAACGCTCCCGGATATTCCTCCGAGCTTTCTGCGGCAGCTTTCCTGACGGACAGGTCTCCCGGTTCCACAAGCCCGTTCAGGATTCCGAAATAGGGAAGGGTGTTGTATTTGTAGGGAGGGTCGAGTTTTGGGGGCATGGGCTTTGCTTCAACCTTAAACTCTTCCAGAAACTGGGGTTCGTATTCGTGCCATTTCCCTTCCGAAGTACTTGCAAGTAGCCAGAGGACAATGTTCAGGGTGGGCCTGGCTTCCCCTTCTGGCATCCTGACCGAAAGCACTCCCAGGCACTGCTCCTCTTCCGGATCGAGCAGGGTGCCGCAGTCCTCGGAATACACCAGGCTTTCGGAATTGCCGACCGAAACCCCGTAACTGTCGATAAAGATGGGGTTTCTGCCCTCATTTTTGACATTTACCTTGATATAGCTCACCGCACCCTGGTAAAATTCGGCAGTCTGGTAACTTGTGCTCAGGGAAAACCCGGGGTCCATGGGGGTCCTGAGAACCGGAGTTACCTCATTTTCCCGGGGGAAATAAGCCGGCACCTGCGGAACAGTGAATAAGCTGGAATCAGGTTTGAAAACCTCTTCCTGGTTTTCCCCCGAATTTGAATC
This window encodes:
- the truD gene encoding tRNA pseudouridine(13) synthase TruD produces the protein MEVPNIEKQIGISLYSTDSAGLGGQLRQEVEDFIVKEITNREEGTEGKHLVLEVTKRDWDTHHFTRTLAKILKISQKRITVAGTKDKRALTTQKISIFGVDAEAIEKVRLKDVEMKVLGRSKKSVELGDLTGNEFIITIRNIDLPVDETRTILGKATEEILAAGGVPNFFGIQRFGSVRPVTHLVGKAIVEGDFEKAAMTYIAEPFPDEPEETKAARQYVKETRDFRTGLDKYPLRMGHERAMMNHLIANPDDFAGSFLVLPKNLYRMFAHAYQSCIYNTILCRRIEKGLPLNLAVEGDIVCFKNEAGLPDSSRTESVTAEKVNAMNRLLKRGRAFITAPLPGHATEFASGVPGEIEQEVLKEFEVPLEGFNIKEIPEMSSKGIRREVLLNVEPKFEVSEDELNPGKSKAVLEFMLPKGSYATTVLREYMKANPLQMS
- a CDS encoding nitrous oxide reductase family maturation protein NosD translates to MNINVDGNGGADYTSIKEAVNNSKSGDTIRVFSGTYTENVDVDKELTIISKSGNPEDTVVQAADPGDHVFHVTASNVTISGFKVTGANSTRKSREPCGIYLDGRSELFRAPEGDSDDGDNGEIDGGIDKGGDEEVHACTITNNIISNNSLGIFLEESDNNTLSNNTASENYIAIFLAAADSNELKGNSASDNKGGVFMFGGANNTFNENRILSSGTGFLLEYYSSNNIFSNNAALDNENGFYIRGAENITLINNNASSNNETGICLDSSSNNTLKGNRADLNRKYGIHLNHFSWNNVLRNNTASKNEDGIMLYYYSENTSLKGNTANLNSKNGIYLNETAGNTLEANTANSNGGHGIYLKSSTFNMLNNNTVNSNGLYGIYLDPSNNKRVNPDIITADFKYCRFLEDSSNNNTVSGNYLSSNSEAIVANYSENNIYDNHFDGKTTPEAPFASRITAVIDRIRDFLTAP
- a CDS encoding DUF1186 domain-containing protein, coding for MESYEDCSTEELIRKLVNSELVVDPGLAWEISRMPDAVPHLVRIIEDDASFMEGSPGDGWAPIHASFLLGAIKTPAARNAVFWLLRGRDEELGDWITEDFPTILANLGLDAVEDLKKFISDRTTGLYQRSAASGALSTIAHKHPEIWDSTVRFFRQLLQEEDDPELLGFLISDLSEFKGPLKNPLSCQ
- a CDS encoding transglutaminase family protein; translated protein: MEKPRLSGKAIASILAVLCIGLVVATAGILLSDSVPGFGAFRDGFGNFFDSNSGENQEEVFKPDSSLFTVPQVPAYFPRENEVTPVLRTPMDPGFSLSTSYQTAEFYQGAVSYIKVNVKNEGRNPIFIDSYGVSVGNSESLVYSEDCGTLLDPEEEQCLGVLSVRMPEGEARPTLNIVLWLLASTSEGKWHEYEPQFLEEFKVEAKPMPPKLDPPYKYNTLPYFGILNGLVEPGDLSVRKAAAESSEEYPGAFNIYQVCALFDRVSVDIGYINDPRGNDIWEPANATLKIGAGDCEDQAILLASLIEAVGGTTRLYLTDNHAFAAAYIGNETETTNAIIEGVRAYYGNVDVYYLTDDYGSWLMLDPSSSLYAGGLPGTTAPAKLATGENPNTLVDSWTFVNTSRVQVIDISSEAIG
- a CDS encoding HEAT repeat domain-containing protein, translating into MKVEKLSIVLAIFALIVIQSAIYVGTGIASADSIDQELEAPDSDFSNLNSSDSNVSDSKVSNPSSPELEALIRDLNSPDLAVKENAVKALVGIGSPAVEPLILALESEDPDTRENAACALGKIGDEKAIKPLILLLADEEWEVEKAANDALVAIGEPAVEPLIQVLQNDNENVYLQTKVIHVLGDIGDERAIPPMIQALKSGDPELRADLAYSLGLMGETAVEPLIQVLGDEDPYVRVRAAEALGRIGDERAIGPLTDALDDDFERVRIFAKKGLEKIENQNKNVVIAAYGEKREFYIEDRRREWLDQLHSITTGARYDMKSYFYPGGPVISYGTSIENRIEVGILEGSDVNDSTLDEIYGIFDREGKELGIDEVPLVFKYEGPIREDEELVEETEASTEASTEASTEASSEDMQSTEDMQESRDIPGFKVMFTLLGVLVSVCILKRR